A segment of the Zingiber officinale cultivar Zhangliang chromosome 8B, Zo_v1.1, whole genome shotgun sequence genome:
GGGATCCGATCGTGTTCACGCCCGATCCACAGGCTTTGCTCTCGGTCGCTTTCAGTCTCTCAGGATCTGCGCCCAACTCGTCTCACAGAGCCTTTGCTCCCATACATGCTCGATCCACGGGCTCTGCTCCCATTCTCATTTAGTCTCAGGTTCCATGTTTATCCAGCACACATGTTTCGCGCCCACTTGGCATTCTTTCGATCACCCGGTTGGGCTTCTCTTAGTCGACCGATCAGTATCGCTTGGCTATCTGCTTGGTCGTTCGCTTTGTATCAGTCGGCATTTTTCTCGATCACGCTCACGACTTTGCTTGTCCACCATTCTCTCTATTGTCCGGTTGTGATTTATTGTCGCTTGGTCGACATTTTCTCGATCGTGCACTCAACATCGCTTGCTCATTCTCATTCTGTCCGAATGGCACTATCTCTGTTTCTCAGTCGATATTTCCTTAGTCACGCGCTTGACACCGTTCGCCTTCGATTCTATAGGCTTTACGCCGGCTCCGTATACAGGATTTGCTCTTGCTTAGCTCTCGGGTTTTACTCGCATTTGCCATCGACCTCGTGCTTGTGCCCGACATTGTTGTTCGTCACCCAATCAGCACTTGTCGTACTCATCACTCGGCTCACTGGTTTCATGCCCACTTGGCTCATAGCCTTTGATCTTGGGTGCCTTTGATTTCATGAAGCTACGCTTCCGCTTAGTTTTCAGGTTCCAAGCCCCTCTTGACATCGTGCGTCATCCTCCCAATTGCCCGGTCGACATTTTTTCGGTCGCGCCCTCGAAACCCCTTGCTCGTCGTCGTTCCACCCACTCGGCATTTTCTCTATTGTTTGGTCGACATTTTTTTGGTCACCTGATCGcgatttactgtcgctcggtcgACATTTTCTCGGTTGCGTGTTTGATATCGCTCGCCCATCATCTTTCGACCCGTTCGACATTTTTCCAACTACCTGGTCAGCATTTTTCGATCGCCGGGTCTGGATTATTCGATTGCTTGGTCACGATTTATTGTCGCTCGgtcgacattttctcggtcgTGGGTTTGATACCACTCACCCATCATTTTTTGACCCGTTCGACATTTTTATGACTGCTTGGTCAACATTTTTCGATTGTCATGTCGCCATTATTTGATTGCCCGGTCGTGATTTACTGTCCTTCGGTCAACATTTTCTCGATCGTGCGTTTGATACCACTCGCCCAACGTCTTTCGACCCACTAAACATTTTTCGATTgctaggtcaggatattttgatTGCCAGGTCAACATTATTCGATTGTCTGGTCACGATTTACCGTCGCTCGGTCGGTATTTTTCTTGGTTTCGATTTACTGTCGCTCAGTCGACATTTTTTCAGTTGTGCCCTCGGAACCCTTTACTCGTCATCTTTCGATTCGCTCGATATTTTCTCTATGGCCTGGTCGACACTCACCTCATTCATCGCTCCCACCTCCTTTTGTCGTTCTACCTGGCGCTCATCGTCCGCACCTCACTCGTTGCTCTGCTAGGTGCTTGTTGTTCGTCACTATTCGTTTGATGTTATACGGCAAGTCCAACGATCGGGCTCTGCATTCAGAACGGATTTCACTTTTCATTTggctgggtctagtcagtcagactcgcacctccttcgactagacttgaaggggagacttgtgatacgaaTATGGATATAGGGCAAAAGGGGAATtaagaggagagggaggggcaTTTTTGTCCTTTCACTGTGTAGAGTTTTAAGGTGAGGAAGGGGGGGATTTCCTGCTTCGTGGGTGCACCACGCCACCACCTCTACTCCCTATTTCGTCGCCACCCTCGAGCGATAGCCGCCAGCGAcgacctcctcctccttcttccttctcctcctcatgtTGTCGCTGCCTCACGCATGCTGTGTGACCCAGTCACGGACTCCGCCACTACTCCCTCTCGCGACGCAGCATTCACATCCTCTACTCGAACGTCGTCTCCCTCCCCCTTCTAGGATTCGTAGCTACCTGCCAGTAGCCTTCCCTCCTCCGCCTGCAATTGGACAGTGTTGGCACAGTGCTGCCGTAGCAGACTCGTCCATCTCGCAGCCCCCTTTGCCGCTAGCCTCCTTGTGTCGGCTCGTTGTTGTGGCTGTGTTCCAACCTTTGCATCGATTTGACATTTATGTCTTCGAGCCACTATTATTATCTGGTTGGGGAGTCATTATTGTGTGTTGTGTCTCGGCATTCACGTTGCTATTGCATTCCACACTATGTGCTTTGTGTCTAGCCTTCGTGTTGTAGTCATATCCCGGTCTTCGTGCAGTTTTGTATTTCGGCCTGTGTGCCTATATTTtacccggcctacgtgccgatgtATTATCCTGGCTTGCGCACCGATGTCATAACTCGGACTGCGTGTCGAGGTCGCATCAGGTTTTGTGTCACCGCGTTCAGCTCCTTGTCGTTAGATCCAGCTCTTCATCCAGCTCAACGACATCTGTTCTTCCAGCCCACAATAACTCGAGCAACGTCCCATCCGAAGGTGCCCCCCTGGGCCAAGGTACGTTTTCCGTACTCGTCCCTCATTTatctcattattatattattagtctgttactcatatattcgttggatctgtctTAATCCTCGGGGTACCAAGGACCGGGGCAACTCGatcactggctgcaggtagcattaaccagaggacttttgatgacttggtcaacataaaagtcatctcagcacacctccctccgggacgtcgcgactcggtcaacatttcatccacctcacccggcAGTCCATCTGACTCagtttccggacaggatcaaataaCATGTTATTACTTAAGTTTCTTGTTTTGGCTTTATTTGTGTGATTCTAAAACATTCCACCACCACTCGTGGCATTCATTTCTTTGTTGAATATGTGGATTGAAAATATGTAGAAATTCTAAATATTGATCCATTTTTGTAAATTCCCAAGAAATGAGCTTCCTTTTTTGTTCCTTGTCTACAGCTGGAGAGGAATTATGATTCACTGTTGGAGGTCAGCATATTCCTTTTGGTGCATCACCATAGgtaagtttatttttcctttctttgaTAGTTATGGTATGCTTCCTTAAATTATCTTCCATCATCTCTAGTGGAAATATTGGTGCTATATATCTAGCATTCACTTCTTTCTAACATGCTCCTTGCACATCTCTATTTCTCTCAATAAATTACAAAGTTTTATCGCAATTTCACCCAAATATGTTTCCATGACTTACAAATTCTTATGATTTTTGTAGGATATCTAGACTGAACTTGAACCTCCTTGTGGAATCTATCAAAAACAAGTGAACTATTCTACcgtttaaatatatttttcttgtgctttaTTCTGGACTCCTGAGTACTACTTTATAGGGACTAgtgtttgaaaaagattttaattctTAACTACTTTgctgaataaattatttaaattgctCAAACTCAAAGTGAATATATTTGTGACAGGTCTTTCTGATGTTCTCTTCGTTCTTCTGTATTCGTTGATATTGAAAATAAGGATTATGGAAATAAGTTGACTAGACTTACActtctttattatttttaagtttagtgTCAGAATTTTGTGTTACACTACCTTATTTATCTCTTTGCATTCTTTGTATTACATTACTTTATTTATCTTTTTGCATTCTTGAGTTAAATTTTTCTTAGTTGTCAGTGTTCTTTTGTTAAAAATTCAAGTGATTATTTTTTGTAGACACCTCTTACATTCTAAATGAAATTGATTACAAATAGAATTATTATTCTTGGATAATTTAATAGTGTAGGAatggaaaaaaaaactttatatcAATAGTTTTAGAATTGATGCTTCATTCTTATTTCTACATTAGAATGGTAGGAATTTATGCGTAAATAAAAAGAAACAATCATCCtagataaaaaaaatcttatttcctTATCCTATTTctaaaaatcaaattttataaattaaaataattattacttGAATTAGTGAAAGGATAAAATTAAGATATAATTAATAGTTTCGCCCAAGCCTTTAAACAACGAGAACAGCTCTaaatctcattcacaatgaaaTCTGTATTCACCTTTTTCTCGTTTCTATTCAAATTTCTAACACGAGCAAGGGTGATTTAGCTTCTGTTTATAAAACACTTTTTGTAATGTTTCATTCGTGAACCCAAATGGATCCTCTCTTGAAGAATCGTTTATATATCTTTGCTTGTgcattaaaattactttaaaaaattcataaattatAATTCTAAACATGAAATAGAGATAAGTCATGTGGTCCCTTGGCACACACGCACGCCACCATGCGAAGAGTAGGCTGTGACATGCATCTTCAAATAGATGGATGTCCTGGCTCTACTAATCGGCCAGTAGATAAATTTGAGCAGAACAAGTATACCACGGAGAGGTCTCCAACTTCATCAGTAGTTCGAACTCCATGGACATTCAAAAACACCCAACGTGAAATTCGAATCTTCACTTTATAAGAAAGAGCTCCGCCGTTTTACCACCGCACCGTATCTGAGGGGGATGAATCTCTGTGGCCTCGTGATCTGCAGGCCAAATACCTGGTCCTGATGATAGCTAGAGCTTTCAAGGTTGGACATATCTACAGCAGTAGTGAGTGAGTAAATTGGAAGAGCAGCCAGAACAGGTGAAGCAATAAAGTGCCTCTCTGATCTCTCTCGtggctccctctccctctcccattAATGCAATGCAAGCGGGACGGGTTCGGTGTTAAGTGGTTCAAATGCTGCAGCGCAAACTGGCTGAAATTCATCGCCTGCCCTgccatttctctctctctctcttggcTTCGAGTCCTGCAACGCACAGCCAATCAACTTGATTTCCTTCATGCAAATAGATAACTAACCTACTTAAACAATTGTTGCCTGTAAATAGAACAAGGCAACCACTTTCCATAGGATTCTCGTTCCCTAAACCACCTCACCTCTCTTTCACAAGGCATAAGCTAGCTTTTATGCTTTGCCCAAGTTTTAAAAGCAACTGTGTGTGTGtctgtgtgtgtgagagagagagagtgaaacAGAGAGCTTGCTTAATGGGGAAGAAGCATGGCGGCTTGGGTTTGCTCTTCTTCAAGCTCAGGGACGACTCACCAAAGTCTCTTCCTCCGCGCCTATCTCCCCCCTCTGCCTATTCTTCTGACCCCGACTCCTGTTTCGACTGCCCCTGGCCGGAGGAGTTAGACGTCGGCGAGAAGGAGGTGCTGCGCATGCGTTCGGACCGGCTCTTCTTCGACCTGGGCGGCGACAGCAGCTCGATCATGGAGGAGGCGATGCCGACGGCCACTGATGAggaggagaaagaggaggaatCGCCGTTCGAGGACAGCGTAGCTGTGGCGGTGGAGTCGGAGAACCCGTACGGCGACTTCCGGAGGTCGATGGAGGAAATGGTGGCGGCGCAGGGCCTCGGCGCCGGCGACTGGGAGAGGCTGGAGGAGCTGCTGTGTTGGTACCTGAGGGTGAACGGGAGGAATACGCATGGGTTCATAGTTGGAGCCTTTCTGGATTTGCTTGCGGCCATTGCCGCTTCCtcctctgcttcctcttcttcttcttcctcttcttcttcatcatcatcatcatcttcttcttcctcctcctctgcttCTAATTCTTTCAAGGTTGAAGAATCAACAGAGGAGGAAACCAATGAGCCAAATTAATTAACGATCGGCATATCTACAAGTTAATTTCTGAGTTAATCATTTTGTACATCGCTAGATTGTCTCTTTAATTTCCTCTCAGATTTCGATGTCGTTGGCTTGCAGTTCCTCTCGTTCAGTTAGATCAACGAGAACGCAAAACGATAATTATCTTGTGAATGAAAGTTATGAAAAGTACCTCGGGCTGGTAATTATTCAAATGTTAAGGCACCGAATGACAAAATACTATAACATCCAAATAGACAGTTTGGCCCTtgcaattaaattaattttaggacCAGTTCAGTTTGAATGAATTTGAAATTTCAGTTTGAATTGGAAACTTCCTGCGTGTGTTTATTATGCtctttttaaatttgaatatagttgaattttaataattacatCAAATTTTTTTAAGTGTATAAAAGGAgatttagatatatttttttaccTCTAGTTTCATACAAAACACTACCAATACTTTTGAGGAGCTAAAAAACTTCTATATTGTTTCGGATTTTAAAATACAATTAGTTTACATGGATATTATGATAGAATTATGATATCTATCATATTTAAGTTGGTTCTACTAGCTCGTAGTCGATAATCAATAATAATTAGGGTTAGGGTGACCTAGACAAGACATTCGATTCCTCTTGTCCCAAAAGCTAGACTAACTATTCCATGAACAAGATAAAAATGACAATATCTAAATTAACTCCTCTCGAGGAAGGACATTTTAATTTGGCTACTCGTGTGCCTAGCTAAACTCTTCTTGAacctattaaaaaaaaagaaaggaaaatatACTTGTTTAATCTAAGCTACTATATTAAGGAGCTCGATCAATGTTCATATTTAATCCATTTGAATAAAGGTATTTCAACTATTTTTTATCTTCAAACATTAACAAATTTGATTATTAATTATTCAtacaattgaatttttttttttggagaaaaTCTTGCATGCAGCAACTTGTGACTTGATCAATAGTTGTATATTATCCTTCaacaaaaagcaaaaaaaaaaaaaaaaaaaaaaagagttatcTAATTGAATGCAGTAAGTTTACCAGATCATACCTTGTTGCATGAAACAataatatttttgtaaaaaaaataagagatAATATTAGTTGAAAGTGGTTGGGAAAACCTAACTCACAGGTTTCAAGTGTCCACATTTAGTTTGCATTAAATTCATGTAGTGGGATAATTTAAACATATGTAGCAGGGCTACCAAATGCCAATTTAAAATAGTTTGTAATTATCcatctttaaacttaattaataggCAAAGCATAATACAAATTATGTATACATGGATGATATTTCATGTATTATTTTACCTCAAAATCTgcacctttaatcaacaaaatTGTCTTATTTCATGAATATTATGGGAGAAAAGTTGTAAGTTTATTTTCTCCTTTACATTCAAACTCAAGATTGTAAGTTAGAGCTCGATCCAACTTAAAATGCAAAGATATAAGCATAATTCAAGAATCCTTAATTCCAAATGTGAGAGCGATCTGCGATCGTGTAGATGGTAGACTTAGATATATAacaattttatcaaaaatattcaCTTAAGCACTTCACAAATGgagtgattttttttatcaatattgATCATATCTGTAACTCTTAATTTttggaaaataaattaaaaaaaatcattttagtcTCTTAAATGACTTATTTAAACAAGGAAGCACTGCATATACACGCACTATTCTTCTCTACACCTTCTACTgaagattttataaaaaaaaaaaacaagaagtaCATATAACATATATACAGAAAAATCAGTAACCCTAATTTTTACATGTAAACAAGGAGGCTTCACGTAAAATTAGTTTTCATTTAAGATGAAAATAAAAGGATGAAATTCCTCATAACAGTGATCCAAAcataacttatattttaaaaagactatatatatatatatatatatatatatgccaaCCAACATGACAGGATATCTATGACTGCATTTGTCACTTCTCTATGCAAAATAAGAAAATCTTGTTGGATTCTCAGGATCCAAGAGACTGCTTTCACTAAATTCTCAAAGGCACGAATGAGACAACATAAagagaataatatttttttttgtattttagtTCAAATAATGGACACAAATTTTTTGTAATATTTCCAAATAAAACACTGAAAATTATttaacaagaagaaaaaaaacaaattaagaaACAAAATATGACAATGGAGGAATTTTTGAACACCATGGTGTGGATATTAAATTTGTAGCTACTTATGCCAAAAGTTTAAAACTAATTAATGAAGATGATTACTTCTTAAGAAGTAAGAATTCTAAAACTACAACAATTATAATAAATGAAGGAATGTCTTTAGTAAACGTAcatatttttttataatgaatATGTACTTTATTCAAAGCATTTTGAGTTTTCATGTccaatcaaaattcaaattcaaaatgtaATAACATCGAATTAAAGCACTTAAATGTTACATCgcttaaattaatttctaaaaaaaaaagacattaaaaaaaagaaaaaaaaaaagacattaaTAAATCGCATTGAAAGAAAGCTACGAAGTGTTTTGTTTAGATTGAGATCCTATCACCACCCGTGTAGTTACCGCTAGGCCTTGGTATCCACGTGTCACTAGGTGGGAGCAAGATCTCGACTTTCGTTTTCTTTTCTCAGGTCACTTGCGGGGAGAGTCACCGGCGAGGTTGGGGTTTCCCGAAGGCAGActcaggcggcggcggcggcggcggcgaggcAATCGAGAAGATATCGCTCCATAACTCGACGAAGGCGCGGAGGATGAGGTGGTGGTGGCGGGGTGCGTTGAGGGCGAGGAAGCGGTGGAGGAGGTCGCGCAGGTCGTCCCACGCGTAAATCTCCATCTCCACGATCATCTGCAGCATCGAGTCCCGGAAATCCACGTACGGGTTCGACGAGTTCTTCACCACCGCCGTGCTCCCCTCCGCCACACTCTTCTTCCTGCCCCTGGCCGACTTCTCGGACCAGTAGGACGGCGGAGAGGGGGAGGAAGTGACGGCCGTGGTGGTGGTGGTACCAGTTGTTTCAGATAGCGAAGCAGTGACGGAAGGCGGAAAAGGGCTGGGGCTTTTCTGCGGCAAGGATTTTGGCGCCGAATAGAGGAAAGGAAGGAGCTTTGGGCGCCGGCAGCTGCATCCGACATCGACCGACACCGTCTGCCGGAGCACGAACTTCCTCCGCGACGAAGGcatgaagaaaacaaaaaggtGGGATTTTTAAGTGGAAGGGGTCATTCTGTACAGGAAAAGAGAGGCTGTTGGAGCTTAAAAAGCGATTGGGATAAAGCTCAGGTGTTTCCATGGAAATGGAGGTGTTTGAAATTGATGGAGGAAAAACTGGATTGGATTAAGCATGGTCTAGCTGAGCAGTATACAAAGTTGTGAAAGAAAGGAAAAGTCAGATTTAAGAGTGCATAGCACTGACCTTAAACAAGTGGCCATGTGAACCAATCAATGCTGCCTTCCCTGTGCATTCACTTCATGAGCGTCTC
Coding sequences within it:
- the LOC122016607 gene encoding transcription repressor OFP8-like, whose product is MPSSRRKFVLRQTVSVDVGCSCRRPKLLPFLYSAPKSLPQKSPSPFPPSVTASLSETTGTTTTTAVTSSPSPPSYWSEKSARGRKKSVAEGSTAVVKNSSNPYVDFRDSMLQMIVEMEIYAWDDLRDLLHRFLALNAPRHHHLILRAFVELWSDIFSIASPPPPPPPESAFGKPQPRR
- the LOC122016789 gene encoding transcription repressor OFP13-like produces the protein MLCPSFKSNCVCVCVCERERVKQRACLMGKKHGGLGLLFFKLRDDSPKSLPPRLSPPSAYSSDPDSCFDCPWPEELDVGEKEVLRMRSDRLFFDLGGDSSSIMEEAMPTATDEEEKEEESPFEDSVAVAVESENPYGDFRRSMEEMVAAQGLGAGDWERLEELLCWYLRVNGRNTHGFIVGAFLDLLAAIAASSSASSSSSSSSSSSSSSSSSSSSSASNSFKVEESTEEETNEPN